A single region of the Mannheimia bovis genome encodes:
- the efp gene encoding elongation factor P, with product MASYSTNDFKKGLKFIQDGEPCVIVENEFVKPGKGQAFTRTKIRKLISGKVLEINFKSGTSVEAADVVDANYNYSYSDGDFWYFMHPETFEQISVDEKALGDNVKWLVDNAECIVTLWNGSAIAVTPPNFVELEIVETDPGLKGDTAGTGGKPATLSTGAVVSVPLFVQIGEVIKVDTRSGEYVSRVK from the coding sequence ATGGCTAGTTACAGCACTAACGACTTTAAAAAAGGTTTAAAATTTATCCAAGATGGCGAACCTTGTGTAATCGTTGAAAACGAATTCGTAAAACCGGGTAAAGGTCAAGCATTTACTCGTACTAAAATCCGTAAATTAATTTCCGGTAAAGTATTAGAGATCAACTTCAAATCAGGTACTTCTGTTGAAGCCGCTGATGTTGTTGATGCTAACTACAACTACTCTTACAGTGATGGCGATTTCTGGTACTTTATGCACCCGGAAACTTTCGAGCAAATCTCTGTAGATGAAAAAGCACTAGGCGACAACGTAAAATGGTTGGTTGATAATGCTGAATGTATCGTTACATTATGGAACGGCTCTGCAATCGCAGTAACACCACCAAACTTCGTAGAATTAGAAATCGTTGAAACCGACCCGGGCTTAAAAGGCGATACTGCAGGTACAGGCGGTAAACCGGCAACATTAAGCACAGGTGCAGTTGTGAGCGTACCGTTATTCGTACAAATCGGCGAAGTAATCAAAGTAGATACTCGCTCT